A region of Marmota flaviventris isolate mMarFla1 chromosome 11, mMarFla1.hap1, whole genome shotgun sequence DNA encodes the following proteins:
- the Tex51 gene encoding testis-expressed protein 51: MLPLLLIFLLTTAGEKTCLRCWPQMPALLDYDLQILWGTSPPPVELSQSLHSFFLEDTSSIKSSYLDKNHLEEETAKFFSQVDQIIQKLRNNKSSLLEEIRVYKGLLAERLNRRSEELKQKACNESCDIRSTIEVTACADCNTHVLSCNDAALCPAKKMKSYIWAIILSTVLLVAIAGVGCYILWLKGKKKKEAEEEKQGSHSSLGSGKKSQQQMEEKQSTSTLASQSTARTGMLDVQEDVC; this comes from the exons ATGCTGCCTCTCCTGCTCATCTTTCTCCTGACAACCGCTGGTGAGAAGACCTGCCTCCGTTGCTGGCCACAGATGCCTGCCCTGCTGGACTATGACCTGCAGATTCTCTGGGGCACCTCACCACCACCAGTAGAACTCTCCCAAAGCCTCCACTCCTTCTTCCTGGAGGATACTTCCTCGATAAAATCCTCTTATCTTG ATAAGAACCATCTGGAAGAAGAAACAGCCAAATTCTTCAGCCAAGTTGACCAAATCATTCAGAAGTTACGCAATA ATAAATCGTCACTTCTGGAAGAGATTCGTGTATATAAGGGTCTCCTTGCCGAGAGGCTGAATAGGAGATCAGAGGAGTTGAAGCAGAAGG CCTGCAATGAGTCCTGTG ACATCAGATCCACAATAGAGGTCACTGCGTGTGCAGACTGCAATACCCACGTCTTATCCTGCAATGACGCTGCTCTCTGCCCAG CCAAGAAAATGAAGTCCTACATATGGGCTATAATCCTCAGCACTGTGCTACTCGTGGCCATAGCTGGAGTTGG ATGTTACATCCTCTGGCtcaaggggaagaaaaagaaggaagcagaAGAG GAAAAACAAGGCAGCCACTCATCTCTTGGAAGTGGAAAGAAGTCACAGCAGCAGATGGAGGAAAAACAATCCACCTCCACGCTTG